One window from the genome of Dyadobacter sp. CECT 9275 encodes:
- a CDS encoding RagB/SusD family nutrient uptake outer membrane protein translates to MNTIRNFHKLVFLLLFLLVSCQDDLLETKPLSEFTEIDTWNDPALIEAFINSIYLSVDNSFNGGDGILKGQFVDEMHDQWYSFFEFNNSLLTSDNLAGWNHEEWTKLYKSVRYCNLFLEKDAQQQLDAAFAADKALKDRMSGEVYFLRAYFYQQLVSLYGGVPIVTKVYGLSDDLEIKRSTYAECIQFIVGDLDKAASLLPMVQSGDDLGRVTKGAALALKARVLLYAASYLHNKPVAAGFTNPELLGYVDGNQNARWQAAKDAAKAVIDLGAYGLYKPLPSSKEDAIQNLTNMFIVKQTEEDIFVRFFRPETRQNNLSQVAGPNGYHLYGEDTPSGELVDDFEMADGTRFSWTNPAHAAQPYLNRDPRFYADILYNGATWKPRPPDVLPLEPEGVIQTGSWEKWDAAKGAVVIVPGLDTRNSPIENFNAGYTGYYLRKLIDPAIDGQYSGQGVPLRYIRFGEVLLNYAEACIELNQDEEARKYINMIRKRAAMPAVTESGAALKARYRNERRIELAIEDHRFYDVRRWLIAPESYVAFTGVNIVYKLNPDKTTATIPTIKPIVVQKSAWNDKAYFFPIMRDEINKNKLLIQNPGY, encoded by the coding sequence ATGAACACAATTAGAAATTTCCACAAACTCGTTTTTCTGCTGTTATTCCTGCTGGTGTCATGCCAGGACGATCTGCTAGAAACCAAACCATTAAGCGAATTTACTGAAATTGACACCTGGAATGATCCGGCGCTGATCGAGGCATTTATAAACAGCATTTATTTAAGCGTTGACAATTCTTTTAATGGTGGTGACGGTATTCTCAAAGGACAGTTCGTAGATGAAATGCATGACCAATGGTACAGCTTTTTCGAATTTAATAATAGCTTGCTGACTTCCGACAACCTAGCCGGTTGGAACCATGAAGAATGGACAAAGCTTTACAAAAGCGTACGCTACTGCAATCTCTTTCTTGAAAAGGACGCACAGCAACAGCTTGATGCAGCTTTTGCTGCCGATAAAGCACTAAAGGACCGCATGAGCGGAGAAGTGTATTTTTTGCGGGCATATTTCTACCAGCAACTTGTGAGCTTATACGGAGGTGTTCCCATTGTGACCAAAGTGTATGGGCTGAGCGATGATCTGGAGATCAAACGAAGCACGTATGCAGAATGCATCCAGTTCATTGTCGGTGATCTGGATAAGGCAGCCTCACTTTTGCCTATGGTACAGTCTGGCGACGATCTGGGCAGGGTTACCAAGGGGGCGGCATTGGCGCTGAAGGCTCGGGTGTTGTTGTATGCGGCTAGTTATCTGCACAACAAACCTGTGGCGGCAGGTTTTACAAATCCTGAACTTTTGGGGTATGTGGACGGAAATCAAAACGCCAGGTGGCAGGCAGCCAAAGATGCAGCAAAGGCAGTGATTGACTTGGGAGCTTATGGCCTCTACAAACCTTTGCCATCTTCCAAAGAAGACGCCATCCAGAACCTGACGAATATGTTTATCGTCAAACAAACGGAGGAAGATATTTTTGTCAGGTTTTTTAGGCCGGAAACAAGACAGAACAATCTGTCCCAGGTAGCAGGACCAAATGGCTACCACCTTTATGGTGAAGATACCCCGTCTGGTGAGCTGGTAGACGACTTTGAAATGGCCGACGGTACCAGGTTCAGTTGGACCAATCCAGCCCACGCTGCTCAGCCTTACTTAAATCGGGATCCGCGCTTTTATGCCGATATATTGTACAATGGTGCCACATGGAAACCCCGCCCCCCGGACGTTTTGCCACTGGAACCGGAAGGGGTAATACAGACCGGCTCATGGGAAAAATGGGATGCAGCGAAAGGCGCGGTCGTTATTGTCCCAGGTTTGGATACCCGAAACAGCCCTATTGAAAACTTCAATGCGGGATACACAGGTTATTACCTGCGGAAGCTGATCGATCCTGCCATTGATGGGCAATATTCGGGGCAGGGGGTACCGTTACGCTACATCCGTTTCGGAGAAGTGCTTCTGAATTATGCAGAGGCCTGCATAGAGCTAAACCAGGACGAAGAGGCCAGGAAATATATTAATATGATCCGGAAAAGGGCTGCTATGCCTGCTGTCACCGAGTCAGGTGCGGCGCTTAAAGCACGCTATCGGAATGAGCGACGCATTGAGCTGGCTATCGAAGATCACCGATTTTATGATGTCAGAAGGTGGCTCATCGCTCCTGAATCCTACGTTGCTTTTACCGGTGTCAATATTGTCTACAAGCTCAATCCAGACAAAACCACTGCCACCATTCCGACGATCAAGCCGATCGTGGTTCAAAAAAGTGCCTGGAATGACAAAGCTTACTTCTTCCCGATTATGCGGGACGAGATCAACAAAAACAAATTATTGATCCAAAATCCGGGATACTGA
- a CDS encoding SusC/RagA family TonB-linked outer membrane protein has protein sequence MQKILAFASWVFPISWQVRVRASFLHLMKISFYCCTIILVTAQLLWANVSDAQDIRQSHVTIELKNVSLKEALEKLQSESGYNIFYLSPKIAPYRGISLKRETRTIHKTLELILANTRFDFRQEGKTIILRDRLPPVQEIPVLRPPVSGKVTDENGEPLPGVSVVLKGSTQGTTTNTDGNFQIAITDESSVLIFSFVGYQSQEIIPGNRGMLEVILKADTKALQEVVVVGYGTQKKATITGSISSVEGKTLQQVPALNITNSLAGRLPGLVAVTRSGEPGNDGTTLRIRGSNTLGNNSPLIVIDGIANRTMEGLNPTDIESLTILKDASAAIYGAQAANGVILITTKRGVDGKPKVNVTFNQAWSKPTVIPKTADAATYGQMLNEISLYRDRQPIYTADELQKFRDGSDPLRYPNTDWFKSVFKPSSQQRIANVSVRGGSESIRYFVSAGYKYQDAIYRHSATNYSQADFRVNLDGKLSNYVSLGVDLAGRQEDRNYPSASVGTIFNTLFKSKPTMIAYWPNGLPGPDIERGENPVVLVTDDTGYNKSKSYIMQSNVRLNITNPWIKGLSLTTNVSFDKTFINGKVWQTPWYLYTWDGQTVDAQNQPVLVRGQRGYSEPRLTQNTMNTNRSTLNALLNYEKQIGSAHHINILAGVERMEGDTSTFAAYRRYFITASVDQLYAGGDQEKNNSGSASESARKNYFGRVNYNFHGRYLAEFVFRYDGSYIFPESKRYGFFPGLSLGWQVSEEKFWKEKIKLINYLKVRGSWGKLGNDRITPYQYLSSYGFGTNYVFNEDVENKTLPELRIANPNVTWEVANQSNVGVEGELLNGAFRFSADYFYNFRNNILWYRNASVPTSSGLTLPRENIGEVINQGFEFELGYNQKAGDFEYGISLNGSHQKNRIHFWDETPGVPEYQRSTGHPMNSALYYQAIGIFKDQAAVDNYPHWANARAGDIIFKDVNGDGEINGQDMVRSDKTDLPTFTGGLSLNLRYKAFYADILFQGAAGAARPYFTNSGNFGNFLAEDADGRWTAENPDASKPRTWSTTEEYWAKINNTYWVRNNDYVRLKNVVIGYQVSPLITRKLGLASMRIYASGANLLTIDKLKSFDPETTGFSYPSNKLFNLGIDINF, from the coding sequence ATGCAAAAAATTTTAGCTTTTGCGAGCTGGGTATTCCCTATTTCCTGGCAGGTCAGGGTACGGGCTAGTTTTCTCCATCTTATGAAAATCAGCTTTTATTGTTGCACCATTATTCTGGTTACTGCCCAGCTCCTGTGGGCGAATGTCAGCGACGCGCAGGACATCAGGCAGAGCCATGTTACAATCGAACTTAAAAACGTTTCGCTCAAGGAAGCTCTTGAAAAACTTCAGAGCGAATCAGGCTATAATATTTTTTATCTCTCTCCCAAAATAGCGCCGTATAGAGGTATCAGTTTAAAAAGAGAGACCAGAACTATTCACAAAACTTTGGAATTGATACTGGCTAATACCCGTTTCGATTTTCGTCAGGAGGGGAAAACGATCATTCTGAGAGACAGGCTGCCACCCGTTCAGGAGATCCCCGTACTTCGACCACCGGTGAGTGGGAAAGTGACAGATGAAAATGGCGAACCTTTGCCTGGCGTCAGTGTGGTCCTGAAAGGTTCGACTCAGGGAACAACGACCAACACGGATGGGAATTTTCAGATAGCCATAACGGATGAGTCCAGTGTGCTCATATTCAGTTTTGTAGGTTATCAGAGCCAGGAAATAATACCTGGCAACAGGGGGATGCTCGAAGTCATTTTAAAGGCCGACACCAAGGCATTACAAGAAGTAGTTGTGGTGGGCTACGGAACGCAGAAGAAGGCAACTATTACAGGTTCCATCAGCTCGGTTGAGGGAAAAACGCTTCAGCAGGTTCCTGCACTGAATATTACCAATTCCCTGGCCGGGCGTCTTCCGGGCCTTGTTGCTGTAACACGTTCAGGAGAGCCAGGCAATGATGGTACCACTTTACGGATCAGGGGCTCAAATACCTTAGGTAACAATTCACCGCTCATTGTCATTGACGGTATTGCCAACCGTACCATGGAGGGGCTTAATCCAACTGATATTGAGAGTCTTACAATTTTGAAGGATGCTTCCGCAGCTATTTATGGCGCGCAAGCGGCTAACGGCGTTATCCTGATCACTACCAAACGGGGTGTAGATGGAAAACCCAAGGTAAATGTAACATTCAACCAGGCTTGGAGTAAACCAACCGTCATTCCGAAGACTGCCGATGCCGCCACCTATGGCCAGATGCTGAATGAAATCAGCCTGTACCGCGACCGGCAACCCATTTATACGGCCGACGAACTTCAGAAATTCCGTGATGGTTCCGACCCGCTCCGATACCCGAATACCGACTGGTTCAAGAGTGTTTTTAAGCCCTCTTCGCAGCAGCGTATTGCCAATGTGTCCGTAAGGGGAGGCTCAGAAAGTATCCGATATTTTGTATCGGCAGGGTATAAGTACCAGGATGCCATTTACAGGCATTCCGCAACGAATTATTCACAGGCAGATTTCCGCGTTAACCTTGACGGCAAGCTCAGTAACTATGTGAGTTTAGGCGTGGACCTGGCAGGCAGGCAGGAGGATAGAAATTATCCCAGCGCTTCTGTAGGTACTATTTTTAATACGCTTTTTAAGAGCAAGCCTACCATGATTGCCTACTGGCCCAACGGTCTTCCAGGGCCCGACATTGAGCGAGGGGAAAATCCAGTGGTACTGGTCACAGATGACACGGGATATAACAAGTCAAAGTCGTATATCATGCAGAGTAATGTACGGTTGAACATTACCAATCCATGGATAAAGGGATTGTCGCTGACAACGAATGTCTCATTTGATAAAACTTTCATTAATGGGAAAGTCTGGCAGACACCCTGGTATCTCTATACATGGGATGGACAGACCGTCGATGCCCAAAACCAGCCCGTTTTGGTGAGAGGGCAGCGCGGATATTCGGAGCCCAGACTTACGCAGAACACCATGAATACGAACCGTTCAACGCTTAACGCACTACTCAATTACGAAAAGCAGATCGGCAGCGCGCATCACATCAATATACTGGCGGGTGTTGAGAGAATGGAAGGTGATACGTCAACCTTTGCTGCATACCGACGCTACTTCATCACTGCGTCGGTGGATCAGCTTTATGCCGGCGGCGACCAGGAAAAAAACAACAGCGGATCGGCATCGGAAAGCGCAAGGAAAAATTATTTTGGGCGTGTCAATTACAACTTTCATGGAAGATATCTGGCCGAATTCGTGTTCCGATATGATGGATCCTACATTTTTCCCGAATCAAAGCGATATGGCTTTTTCCCCGGCCTTTCCCTGGGCTGGCAAGTGAGCGAGGAAAAATTCTGGAAGGAAAAGATCAAGCTGATCAACTACCTGAAAGTGCGGGGATCGTGGGGCAAACTGGGCAATGACCGTATTACACCTTATCAGTATCTGTCCAGCTATGGTTTCGGAACAAATTATGTTTTCAATGAAGATGTAGAAAATAAAACACTGCCTGAACTCCGCATAGCCAATCCCAATGTAACCTGGGAGGTTGCCAATCAGTCAAACGTGGGTGTGGAAGGGGAACTGCTGAATGGGGCATTTAGGTTTTCGGCTGACTATTTTTACAATTTTCGCAATAATATTTTATGGTACAGAAATGCATCTGTGCCAACCAGCTCGGGGCTCACCCTTCCCCGTGAAAATATAGGGGAGGTAATCAACCAGGGTTTTGAGTTTGAGCTGGGTTATAACCAAAAAGCAGGAGATTTTGAATATGGAATATCCCTCAACGGGAGTCATCAGAAAAATAGGATACACTTCTGGGACGAAACCCCAGGTGTGCCCGAATACCAGCGATCTACCGGGCATCCGATGAACTCTGCTTTGTACTATCAGGCCATTGGCATTTTTAAAGACCAGGCTGCGGTGGACAACTATCCGCACTGGGCCAATGCAAGAGCGGGAGACATTATCTTTAAAGATGTCAACGGAGACGGAGAGATCAACGGGCAGGATATGGTCAGAAGTGATAAGACTGACCTCCCGACTTTCACCGGTGGACTGAGCTTGAATTTGCGCTACAAAGCATTTTATGCTGATATTCTTTTCCAGGGTGCTGCGGGTGCGGCAAGGCCCTATTTTACAAACTCGGGCAACTTTGGCAACTTTCTGGCAGAGGATGCCGACGGACGGTGGACAGCGGAGAACCCTGATGCCAGTAAACCGAGGACATGGAGCACCACAGAGGAATATTGGGCCAAAATCAACAATACCTATTGGGTTCGGAATAACGACTACGTCAGGCTTAAAAACGTGGTGATCGGTTATCAGGTTTCGCCCCTGATTACCCGCAAACTGGGGTTGGCCAGCATGCGTATTTACGCTAGTGGCGCCAACCTGCTGACCATCGACAAGCTCAAGAGCTTTGATCCTGAGACCACCGGCTTCTCGTATCCATCCAACAAACTTTTCAATCTGGGTATTGATATTAATTTCTAG
- a CDS encoding FecR family protein yields the protein MNKEEFRILVNKYLSGAATAEETRAVEYYYQLFQDEPDVTGQLDKEYLSSLENRMKNRIWQRLEAKEKTPVTFLSAWYFKAAAVFIGLTALMGGLYFLRGNFSSKDQSVAVAAGQANNANRFITLPDGSTVLLHGKSTLTYSKDFNLNRREVTLSGEAYFDVVHLASGEGGDKPFVIKTGNVKTTVLGTAFNIQAWEGQKEVVVTVNRGKVKVENDQKLLAILTENKQIVFNTDTQLSGAKIVEANKTVAWAQTDMTFDARPFGELAEQLGKRYGVKIGFKNPLLKQCTITGRFSGTETIEEVFRILSATSNTTYTFNGDELLIDGEKCH from the coding sequence ATGAACAAAGAGGAATTCAGGATTCTGGTGAATAAGTACCTTTCGGGGGCTGCCACTGCGGAGGAAACCCGGGCGGTGGAATACTATTACCAGCTTTTTCAGGACGAACCTGATGTAACCGGCCAGTTGGACAAAGAATATCTTTCATCACTGGAAAACAGGATGAAAAATCGTATTTGGCAACGGCTGGAGGCAAAAGAAAAGACTCCCGTAACTTTTCTCTCAGCATGGTATTTCAAAGCAGCTGCTGTTTTTATCGGCCTTACTGCCCTCATGGGCGGGCTTTATTTTTTACGAGGGAATTTCAGTTCGAAAGATCAATCGGTAGCGGTGGCAGCGGGGCAGGCAAACAATGCCAACCGTTTCATCACACTGCCGGATGGCAGTACGGTTTTGCTTCATGGGAAAAGCACGCTGACTTATAGCAAAGATTTTAATTTAAACAGGCGCGAAGTGACTTTGTCGGGTGAGGCCTATTTCGATGTGGTGCATCTCGCATCGGGTGAAGGGGGGGATAAGCCTTTTGTGATCAAAACGGGAAATGTAAAAACCACTGTTCTGGGTACTGCATTCAATATTCAGGCATGGGAGGGGCAGAAGGAAGTTGTGGTTACGGTCAACCGCGGGAAGGTAAAGGTTGAAAATGATCAAAAACTCCTGGCTATCCTGACTGAAAATAAACAGATTGTTTTTAATACGGATACACAGCTTTCCGGTGCTAAAATCGTGGAAGCCAACAAGACAGTTGCCTGGGCGCAGACCGACATGACTTTTGATGCACGACCTTTTGGTGAATTGGCCGAACAGCTTGGAAAGCGCTATGGCGTTAAAATAGGGTTCAAAAATCCATTGCTGAAGCAATGCACCATCACCGGGCGTTTTTCCGGTACAGAGACCATTGAGGAAGTATTCAGGATTTTGTCGGCCACAAGCAATACCACATATACTTTCAACGGCGATGAGTTGCTGATTGACGGAGAAAAATGCCACTAA
- a CDS encoding hydroxypyruvate isomerase family protein, whose amino-acid sequence MKRNTFLKKSLTVGAAMVSGLGTQVLSGTKVAEKPFKMKFSPEFNIFAKAGGTDPVDQIKWGYDQGFRAWESTMLKNRPVQEQERISKTIQRLGMEFGQFVGTLTFKEVTFAGNNKENRDQVLSEVKASVEIAKRMNTKFIHNVLGMADPRLPKDFQMVNAIELLKRIADIYEPHGIVMVMETMNSKVNHPGMFLHEIPQAYLLAKAVARRSVKILFDFYHVQIEEGNVIPLLDYAWEEIAYLQIGDTPGRFEPTTGEINFENVLRHVADKGYEGFIGMEHRIKRPGLEGEMAALKAYRSIDPI is encoded by the coding sequence ATGAAACGAAATACTTTTCTTAAAAAAAGCCTGACAGTCGGCGCTGCAATGGTTTCAGGATTAGGGACTCAGGTTTTATCGGGTACAAAAGTGGCGGAGAAGCCATTTAAAATGAAGTTTTCACCCGAGTTTAACATATTCGCGAAAGCAGGCGGAACGGATCCCGTCGATCAGATCAAATGGGGCTACGATCAAGGGTTTCGCGCTTGGGAAAGTACGATGCTCAAAAACAGGCCGGTACAGGAACAAGAGCGGATCAGCAAGACGATCCAGCGATTGGGGATGGAGTTCGGCCAGTTTGTGGGAACACTTACTTTCAAGGAGGTAACCTTTGCAGGAAACAACAAGGAAAATAGAGATCAGGTATTGAGTGAAGTAAAGGCCTCTGTTGAAATCGCGAAACGGATGAACACAAAGTTTATTCATAATGTGCTGGGAATGGCTGATCCCAGGCTGCCAAAAGATTTTCAGATGGTCAATGCTATTGAATTGCTGAAAAGGATCGCCGATATTTATGAACCGCATGGCATTGTTATGGTGATGGAAACAATGAATAGCAAGGTCAACCATCCGGGAATGTTTCTCCACGAAATACCACAGGCATATTTACTGGCAAAGGCCGTTGCTCGTCGAAGCGTGAAAATACTTTTCGATTTTTATCATGTGCAGATCGAAGAAGGCAATGTAATTCCCCTTTTGGATTATGCATGGGAGGAAATCGCTTACCTCCAGATCGGCGACACTCCGGGGAGGTTTGAGCCGACAACAGGAGAGATAAACTTCGAGAATGTACTACGCCATGTGGCCGATAAAGGTTATGAAGGCTTCATTGGTATGGAGCACCGCATTAAAAGACCAGGATTGGAAGGAGAAATGGCTGCGTTAAAGGCCTATCGATCCATTGATCCTATCTGA
- a CDS encoding RNA polymerase sigma factor: MRPYLNFSDDELNSLLLQGSEAAFDEIYNRYWKRLYNEAFRRLHDSELSEEVVQDIFIDLWASRDRKEIGHLQSYLMTAVRYQVFMIYNKNKKLPYFEEPLDYIQCPEGADSGCFEKDLIAAVQLWLSHQPEKRREIFRLRYLEQMSTREISEELKISQKTVQNQLNGSQSSLRSSISKLLTVFLIFLFQ, encoded by the coding sequence ATGCGGCCCTACCTGAACTTCTCCGATGATGAGTTGAATTCCTTGCTTTTGCAAGGTTCAGAGGCGGCATTTGACGAAATTTACAACAGGTACTGGAAAAGGCTCTACAACGAAGCGTTCAGAAGGTTGCATGATTCCGAGCTTAGTGAAGAAGTTGTTCAGGATATTTTTATTGACCTTTGGGCGTCAAGGGACCGCAAGGAAATCGGTCACCTGCAATCATATCTAATGACAGCGGTCCGTTATCAGGTTTTTATGATTTACAATAAAAACAAGAAACTGCCCTACTTTGAAGAACCGTTGGATTACATTCAATGCCCGGAAGGTGCGGATTCAGGCTGTTTTGAAAAGGATCTGATTGCTGCGGTACAGTTGTGGTTAAGCCATCAGCCTGAGAAGCGCCGTGAGATCTTCCGGTTGCGTTATCTGGAGCAAATGTCCACCCGCGAAATCAGCGAAGAACTTAAAATCTCCCAGAAAACGGTTCAGAATCAGCTTAATGGGTCGCAAAGCAGCTTGAGATCTTCGATCTCAAAATTATTGACGGTTTTCCTGATTTTCCTCTTTCAATAA
- a CDS encoding PVC-type heme-binding CxxCH protein, whose protein sequence is MKKNGRVANFRSIKINSYMRFSGYVLSCLAMVLLSSSSIRRSAKLADNIHVPEGYTVEVVADSSLVAYPMFGYTDETGRLFLFESTGNVYDKTRDALTDPKFRVNLLEDKNGDGVYDKSTIFADKVGFPQGGYFYKGSLYVSSAPDLLKLTDLDGDGVSDKREVMLSGWALNVNANSLIGPFMAPDGWFYLTSAINGFDVTTKEGKRLRGETSRIWRVKPDGTQLQWVSAGGMNNPVELTFTEASEPIGTETYFTDPKAGQRDALVYWTEGGVYPKPNKNIDRDSLVRTGELMPVVSKYSRVAPSGLGRYRSNAFGDDFKGNLFSAQFNTHRILRHKLFRDGASFRTEDEIFMWTDKEDYHPTDVLEDADGSLLVVETGGWFIKGCPLSQVSKPELKGAIYRIRKNGVPKPKDPYGNSIHWASLGVTGLVTYLADARPYVADRAVQWIVERGDEAVGPLVTMLQRSAVADVRTKAVFTLARIGTEAAMAGVRLGLNDADLQVRIAASRSAGLAKDSKAVARLMALVQKNEPAVVRQAATALGQIGAPAAVPALIAASAKASDPFVRHAVIYALIMLNRPEQLQKGLVDPSPKVQEAVMIALDQMPGKPLRAAQVIPLLSAKNAGLQHTALWVASHHPEWSKDIRIFLARRLKKGALTDGEKDSFRDILVALRTDPAIQEFISEQVANAPKDQKLFLLQVMGASLTKTVPQLWVDRIAQLLLTGESTEVKAAALELVRLGGIKSLVTILQQVADNDKNTDELRMEAIAILLETSPKLSKKDFAYLYGRLEGNNDAPVRLQSASVLSQAELSEDQLYKVATDYLPRADAFILPRLVGIFKGRHSAQIGFALATTLMNSTTLDSFTGASLQAIFENYPDEVKPVAKELLQKLNLVQADRLKYLQSLESQIKKGNLEKGRQLFFSKAICWGCHTIGGEGGKLGPDLTSIQKDRSAHDLLEAIIYPNASFVREYETYQFKTKSNEYAGVIQEQSPEAVLLKTGPNTTVRIPRKDIIETKVTDVSMMPQGLDKLLSVQEMADLMAFLMGQDQDPSKDKAYLR, encoded by the coding sequence ATGAAAAAAAATGGCAGAGTGGCTAATTTCAGGTCTATAAAGATAAATTCCTATATGCGTTTCAGCGGATATGTGCTTTCCTGCTTGGCAATGGTGCTGCTCAGCTCGTCCTCCATCAGAAGATCGGCAAAGCTTGCCGATAACATCCATGTGCCGGAGGGGTATACAGTGGAAGTTGTTGCCGATTCCAGCCTGGTAGCATACCCTATGTTTGGTTATACGGATGAAACAGGCCGGTTGTTCCTCTTTGAGTCCACCGGCAATGTATACGACAAGACGCGGGACGCGCTGACCGATCCCAAATTCAGAGTAAATCTGCTGGAGGATAAAAACGGTGATGGCGTGTATGACAAAAGCACAATTTTTGCCGATAAAGTCGGTTTCCCCCAGGGTGGTTATTTTTACAAAGGTAGCCTGTATGTATCGTCAGCCCCTGACCTGCTGAAGCTGACCGATCTGGATGGTGATGGTGTCAGTGATAAAAGGGAGGTGATGCTGTCGGGCTGGGCATTAAATGTCAACGCCAATAGTCTGATCGGTCCGTTTATGGCACCGGATGGCTGGTTTTATCTCACGAGCGCCATCAATGGGTTTGACGTAACAACTAAGGAAGGTAAGCGACTCCGTGGTGAAACCTCCAGGATTTGGCGGGTAAAGCCTGACGGAACACAGCTCCAGTGGGTATCGGCAGGAGGTATGAACAATCCGGTTGAGCTGACCTTCACCGAGGCGTCTGAGCCCATAGGTACTGAAACATATTTTACTGACCCCAAAGCCGGGCAGCGGGATGCATTGGTCTACTGGACAGAAGGCGGTGTTTATCCAAAACCCAATAAGAACATTGACCGCGATAGCCTGGTGCGCACAGGCGAGCTAATGCCGGTGGTTTCCAAATATTCCCGGGTTGCTCCGTCGGGTCTGGGTCGTTACCGGAGCAATGCTTTCGGGGATGATTTTAAAGGCAATCTTTTTAGCGCTCAATTTAATACGCATCGTATTTTGCGGCACAAGTTGTTCCGGGATGGTGCTTCTTTCCGAACGGAGGACGAGATTTTCATGTGGACCGATAAGGAAGATTATCACCCTACCGATGTGCTGGAAGATGCAGACGGTAGCCTGTTGGTTGTTGAAACAGGGGGCTGGTTTATCAAAGGTTGTCCTTTGTCGCAAGTCTCCAAACCCGAATTGAAGGGGGCCATTTACCGGATACGAAAAAATGGTGTGCCAAAACCCAAAGACCCATACGGAAATAGCATTCACTGGGCTTCGCTGGGTGTAACTGGCCTTGTGACATATCTGGCAGATGCACGCCCGTATGTGGCAGACCGGGCAGTTCAGTGGATTGTAGAACGGGGCGATGAGGCAGTGGGGCCATTAGTAACTATGCTGCAAAGGTCTGCTGTTGCCGATGTACGTACAAAGGCTGTTTTTACGCTTGCGAGGATTGGAACAGAAGCGGCTATGGCGGGTGTGCGTTTGGGGCTGAACGATGCGGACCTGCAGGTACGTATTGCCGCGTCCCGCTCCGCAGGACTTGCCAAAGATTCCAAAGCAGTTGCCAGGCTGATGGCACTGGTGCAGAAAAATGAACCTGCTGTGGTCAGGCAGGCTGCTACGGCATTAGGGCAGATTGGTGCGCCGGCTGCTGTGCCCGCTTTGATTGCGGCTTCGGCCAAGGCTTCGGATCCTTTCGTCCGTCATGCGGTCATTTACGCGCTGATTATGCTGAATCGCCCGGAACAGCTTCAGAAAGGATTGGTCGATCCTTCACCCAAAGTACAAGAAGCGGTAATGATTGCCCTTGATCAGATGCCCGGCAAACCGTTGCGTGCTGCCCAGGTGATTCCTCTGTTGTCTGCGAAAAACGCGGGCCTCCAGCACACGGCATTGTGGGTGGCATCACACCATCCCGAGTGGTCTAAAGATATCCGGATTTTTCTGGCGAGGCGCTTGAAAAAGGGAGCGCTTACAGATGGTGAAAAAGATTCTTTCCGGGATATACTGGTTGCACTGCGAACAGATCCCGCGATTCAGGAATTTATTTCAGAACAGGTAGCCAACGCACCCAAGGACCAGAAGCTGTTTCTGTTACAAGTGATGGGGGCAAGCCTGACGAAGACGGTACCTCAGCTATGGGTTGATCGGATCGCTCAACTGCTGTTAACAGGTGAAAGTACCGAGGTTAAAGCTGCTGCATTGGAACTTGTGCGGCTTGGGGGTATTAAATCGCTTGTCACAATCCTGCAACAGGTTGCTGATAATGATAAAAATACGGACGAACTGCGTATGGAAGCGATAGCCATTTTGCTGGAAACCTCACCTAAGTTGTCCAAAAAGGACTTCGCCTATCTTTACGGCCGTTTGGAAGGTAACAATGATGCACCAGTACGTTTGCAGTCTGCTTCGGTTCTATCCCAGGCGGAGCTTTCGGAAGATCAGCTATACAAAGTTGCCACCGATTACCTGCCCCGGGCAGATGCTTTTATCCTGCCGCGCCTGGTTGGTATTTTTAAAGGCAGGCATTCTGCTCAGATCGGCTTTGCGCTGGCAACAACCCTCATGAATTCGACCACGCTGGATAGCTTTACCGGCGCCAGCCTGCAAGCCATTTTCGAAAACTATCCTGATGAAGTTAAACCAGTGGCGAAAGAATTGCTGCAGAAGCTCAATCTTGTACAGGCCGACAGGCTGAAATACCTTCAGTCGCTGGAAAGCCAGATCAAAAAGGGTAACCTGGAAAAAGGACGCCAGCTTTTCTTTAGCAAAGCAATCTGCTGGGGGTGCCACACAATTGGTGGGGAAGGCGGAAAACTAGGACCTGACCTGACCTCCATTCAAAAGGATCGCTCAGCCCATGACTTGCTGGAAGCCATTATTTATCCAAATGCAAGTTTCGTACGGGAGTATGAGACTTATCAGTTTAAAACCAAAAGCAACGAATATGCAGGTGTGATTCAGGAACAGTCTCCTGAGGCGGTGTTGCTCAAAACGGGCCCGAACACCACGGTTCGTATTCCCAGAAAGGATATAATCGAAACCAAGGTAACCGACGTGTCGATGATGCCACAGGGCTTGGATAAGCTGCTGTCCGTCCAGGAAATGGCCGACCTGATGGCCTTTTTGATGGGGCAGGATCAGGATCCCAGTAAAGACAAGGCTTATTTACGCTAG